Sequence from the Cololabis saira isolate AMF1-May2022 chromosome 9, fColSai1.1, whole genome shotgun sequence genome:
TCGTCTCTTTACGGAAATATTCCACGTCAAGCACCAGTCATGTTCCCTCCGCCTTCTGCTGCTACGGAGGCCGCGGCGGCTCAAGTCTCTGCGGCACAGTTACACGGGGATCACTCGCCTCATCTGCGCAGGCGCGTAATAGGACCACACTAAAATAAAGAACACTGAAAACGTTTATCAAGGAAATCATCTTTGCATTGcggatttgtatttttttagatgttataaaactaaaacaaaaaaaatacattattattattattattattattattattattattattattgtcattattattattattattattattattattattgttgttgttgttgttgttgttgttgttgttgttgttgttgttattgttgttattatattgttattattattattattattaatcaaaCACTgtgcaaaatgataataataataataataataataataataataataataataataataataataataataataataataataataataataataataataataataaccacaattatatgctgtaacaatccacctttcaataaccatgacgatttcatactgctgcacctttcacttttaaattgtatatatgttaataagagccatttgtctattattgtttgtaactatttaaatctgggttcagtgagcgaaaaaaaatgaaaacaaattccctgtctggcatgttaaTACTTGtccaataaagcttattctattctattcaaaaaaagtaaacaaatgaATACGGTATACATATGATTTAAacaatgtaaatgtactgaTAGTAAATAAAGATAAACGTTAGAAATTAGCAGTAGGAtaagaaataaaacatacatagtaaTCTGAACTAGACTAATGAATAAAACTCTATAAGCATAAGGTAGACATATGTCttaaagcttaaaaaaaaaaaaaaaaaaagctagtcCAGAATATTTGTTGAATGGGTGCCAGGTATGTAAAGGTTGTACTTCGTCAGAGGACAGTGGAGGTTACTGAAAAATTATCAATgcacaaaaatgtaaatagtcCATGTCCACAAACTCTCCTCCTTGCTAAAGGGGACAAGAGTTATACAGACTTGGGTGGGAAGGACCTCCTGTGGTGTTCAGTGATGCTCCTCAGTAGGCTCCATCAGCAACTGAGCGTACGCTGGTGAGATACCAGAGAAGCATGCAAGGGATGAAACGGGCTGTTCTGAATAGTGAAAAGTTTCCTCAGTACTCCCTTCTCTGTCATCTCTACCACAGACTGCTGATCCAGTCCCAGAACAGAACGAGCTCTCATGCATAGTGTTGGTCATATTAATCAGGCTGCCCCAACACACCACGCCATAGAAGATGGTACTGGGCCTGGCTACCTGTGATTGGTAAAACTTCTGCAGCGTGGTTTTGCAGACGTAAAAGTCTTAAGAGTCTTTTTAAAAAGTAGACTCTACCCTGTCCTTTCATGAACAGAGTGTCCATGTCTTTGGTCCTGTCCAGTTTATATCATTGTTGACACCTACAGTAGAAACGTGTAACAGTCCACAGTGTCCACCTCTGCGCTCTTGATTTTGATCACATTAGGAGGTCCTTCGCTTCCTTAAGTCCACCACAAGCTCTTTTGTCTTCTCCATGTTTAACTGTATGTGGTTTAGTTCGCACCACCACTACAAAGCTGCCCACCACTCTCCTATTCTCAGCCTGACGACCTCAGCCCACAATAGCAGAGTCATCTGAAAACCTCTGCAGGTAGCAGGACTGAATACTGTCTGAAGTTTGATGTTAGTGTGAACAGGAATGGAGTACAGTACCGTCCCCTGAGGGGATCCCCTGTGCTGCTCACCACCATGTCCGAAACTGTGTTCCCCAGCCTCAGAATATTGTGGCAAACCTCTGTGGTAGTCGATGTTCCAGGTCACCAGTGCCACATCCTCCTGCATATCCAGTTGCTCCTTCCTCCAGAGGGCAGGTTGCCCTGGAGAAGCACTGGAGAAGTCACAAAACATGACTCACAGTGTTTCCAGTCTCCTCAAGGGATGTGTGGGCTCTGTGCATATGAAAAATATATTGCTGTGTGCCAGTGCCTAAGAGACTTAATGTCAGGTCACATAGAGACTGGAGACCCATAGCACACATGTCacatgttatgttatgttttgaGAGGACTGTTCTTGGACACTAAATAAAAACAGGTGTGTGATTTCATGAACCCACTCCAATTTGAATATAGAGAGGGAGTAGGTGCAGTCGATGCTCTTCACCTGTTACACAGGGTACACAAACATCTAGCTAAAGATTGCATCTCGCAGATTTATTTTTCTAGAGTTTTTAATGCACGAAAGCCTAATATTTTAGCAGGAAAAGCACCTTCATTTTAACCCTAATCTGTCTGCTATTTTATGGCTCACTGACAATCTCAGAGAACCATGTGGAGGTGTGTTCTGAGGTGTGTTCGACCTGAGGTGTGTTTGATCGCGTGAAGACCACCCCTTGTACAGCTTCTCAATAAGAAGTGATAGGAGTCAGCAGATTCTAATACCTCATTGCTCCATAGAAAGACTTGGGAGGTGCTTTGTTCCTGCTGCAATGACAGTTTTTAACACAAACTGCTGCCCTTGTGTTGATTATTGTTTATGTTTCTTTACTTATGGTTTGAAATCTAGTTTATTTTATTGCTCTATATTAATTAGTAAATGCATGTCCCCCTTGGAAGTAATAAAGTTCATCCTATCCTACCCCATCCAGTCCCAACTGATGCTAACCTATCCCATCCCACCCGATCcctatcctatcctatcctatcctatcctatcctatcctatcctatcctatcctatcctatcatatcctatcctatcctatcctatcctatcctatcatatcctatcctatcctatcctatcctGTCCTATCATATCCTATCCTATCAtatcctatcctatcctatcctatcctatcctatcctGTCCTATCATATCTGTCATGACTTAACTTGATTTGACCCAAACAAACCTACAAGTCATTGAGGCGCTGATTTAGCAGTAACAGATGACGCGTCTCCTTGGGCAGCATGTCAGCTGAATGAATGATTTTCCATAAACATCCTCTGTGATGCTCAAAAAAGGTATTTATTTGTACACACCCTTTATATACAGCGAACTACATGCACTTCTAAGGCTATAACTTGCATGAAACCAGTAAAGCTGTAAGACCAAAACGGCAACAATGCAACGCTAAAGTTAAGACGGTCAAAAAACTGTGCTCACCGGCAACCAGCACACCTGCCCGTGATGAGCCTCATCTTTTTTAAACCTATTCTCCCAAACTCCATTTACCACCTACTGTGCAGAAATGGCACTACAACAATTCACATACCCACACAAGTTATTAAATGGGGAgcacaacacaatacaaaattgGCTCTAAAACTATCCCATCCCATCCCATCCCATCCCATCCCATCCCATCCCAGTCCTTTCTTGCTTGCTATGGTGATGGACAGGATGACAGAGGAGACCAGACAGGAATCCCCTTGGACTGTGACAGGTGGAGGAAAACCTAGAGAGGTGGAGGTATAGAAGAGGAATGAGAGTCAGTTGTGGCAAAGACAGAATACATGTGTGTTTATGAAACTTTTCAGAACAATGGAGAGCATGGAAAGAGATGAAGAGGAGAGTGCAGGCAGGGCGGAGAGAATGGAGAGACGTGTCAGGAGTTATGTGTAAGAAGAGAGTAGCAGCAAGAGTCAAAGAGAAGGTCTGTAACATGGTGGTGAGAGGAGAGCAGCTATGTAATATGGTTTAGAGGCAATGGCAAAAAGAGCAGAGCGGAAGATCCAGAGGTTCTCCTCAGGAGTAGTGTGGATGGATAGGAATGAGCACATAAAAGGGACCACTCAGGTTGACTGttttggagacagttagagagGCCAGAGTAAGATGGATTTGACATGTGCAGAGGAGGGCCAATGGGGATATTCGTAGAAGGATACTGGCGATCCCATGCAAGCAGCAAagaggaagaccaaagaggagattTATGGATGCAGTGAAAGAGTACATGCAGCTAGTTGGTGTGAGAGTGGAAGAGACAAAGGACAGTATTGATTTGCTATCCCCAAAAGAAAAAACCAAGAGCAAAGGAAGGCCCCCTTAAATCTTGCATAAAGAAGTTTGTAATTAGGCCCTGGATCGCACTCACCAGTTCTTTAATAATTTCTATATTCTGGTTGTtgattgtactgtattttttttgtactttatctttatttcacaaaaaggTTCATAGAATGTCttaagatattttttctttttgtcagtCAGTAACAAAACAGAACTAATCATCACTTATTATGCTATTATCCTTACACGTTCAGAAAACAACTTTttcggaaagaaagaaaaaaatctgaagacaCATGAGAACCAAAAGTGAATGGCTGTGAAACAGTGCTGCATCAATATGTTTCCGTAGTGGGAATCACATCATGGATTCAGGAATACCTCGGAAAATCACATTCAGAGAACGAAGTGTTCCACTGCATCTGCAAAAAGGACATCGAGCTCTAACAGATAAAGCAAAATGTAAATATAGTATATAGACAGGAGAGAAACCTCTGCCCCCTTTTCGTCTGAGTTGATTTAAGATAAAGTGATGTGAAATAGAAAACTGTAATGTGTTCTGATGAATAAATTACTGAAGTTTTATTTTGACATCATCCttcaggaggaagaggagaaaggCCATTCAGCTGGTCATCAGCACAATGTTCCAGCATCCATGATGTGGGTACCAAGGAACACATGGTGTACGCACTGATACACATCTGTGAAGATACAATTACTGCTCCATGAAATATACACATTTTATAGCTACTGTTCAATGAGTCCTTTTCAAGGCCTTGCTTCTTTCAGCAAAGCAATCCATTACAACCATAACAACTACAACCAGGCCTGATCACAGTAGTAAACGGACaataatcaatcaatcttttttagaCTCAGGtccattaaaaaagacaaacaaacatactttgtacaacaatatttaaaaaagacagtcaTACCAGTGTTTCCACATAGCAGACTGGTATCTTACAGCACTGAGGACTGGGTTGGTTAACATCATAATAATGACATTATAAGAGCTATTAAGTCAAAATATGAATTTGAACATCAATCGCCTCAAAAGAGCATGAAAAGTGATAACTTGTACCTTCACTTGCACTAGAACATCTTGGTTTCCCAAGCAAAATACGCAGACAAAATTACGCAACCTGTAATTTATGGATGCTGGCCTTCTTAAATTTAATCCATAAGGGTGCAGTATTTAGTTTTAGAGCAAGCAGGAAGCAGTTGTCCTGACAGGTAAAAGGATGGAAAAGTGAGTTTTACTTTGCAAATAAGAACAGAACTCTTTTTAGTATTATAATTCACCAGTCATAATAACAGAGATGTACaatatctttgttttttgcactgtattttatctcatttttcatttattttcttcttctgtatatactgttcatattttatgaattagatatttttttactttttttattctttttttctctgtatgtgtatgcatgtgtgtgttgtgtgcacTGCTGCTGCTCAATGTGAATTTCCTCTCTGagggataaataaagaaatatttaatctaatctaatctaacatAATTTTACCCCACAATGTTTTGTGTTTCTGTAGTAAAAGAGTCTTGGTGTTGACGTTGTGGTGGTTACAGACCAAATTGCTTACCTTTTGAAAAAGTTTGGTACATTATAAAAAGATACACCTCAGTAAACCCTGAAATGTTGAGCAAGTTAAACTGGTTTCTTAGTTTTTATATGTTCGCAGTCTGTTGCTAAAAGAATCTGTGAAAAATGCCCTTGTCCCAGAATGTATGAATCAAATATGTGGGAACACACTCAAGCTGGGCTTTCTTGCTTTTTCATTCAACgttatttttaaaggttttggTTGTTGTTGTCGTCGTTGTTTTTGTTGTGGTACTGTTACTGTGAATTGATTATTTTCCTCTGTTGTAAATCTCTTTGGATGAAatcatctgctaaatgttaTGTAATGTTTTAAAAGTTTGCAAAtaattgcattctgtttttatttaaattctgAACATtaacaactttcttttttttaaatgttactcTACTAATACAAACATATTTATGTGCACAGCCACAAAAGTATCATATAAAGATTTCCTaatttttaaatgaatttttCCTAATTTCAAAGTGTTGTTTTGAATGCAAACCAAATTCATCCACTTGTTAATCTCAATGCTTTGTCTGGGGGAGGCAGGTTCGCGTTTCAGCCACAAGGTGGAGCTAAAGACCTTTTGGTACTGATGATGTGGCAGATGAGAGTACAACTTGGCAGAACTGCTCAATCATAGAAGGTTCTCAGTTTTTCATGCAGACAGCTCAGTAGCCTGAATTCTCCTCAGTCAGACAGAAGTATACACATGTTAGATAACTCAAAACAAAGGAAATTTCCCAACGGGAAGATCCAAACTCAGCTGCGGTCTGAAGTCCTGCCTGTGCAAACCACTGACGCTCTAACAATTTCTTTTGTtctggaaaaaatatgaaaaaagtttgatttatttttgatttgacaaatattctttCCAAAGTTTCACACAACATGTCATCATGTTTCTAAGTTGCTTTTAAAATTAGGCTATTTTGCAAGCTTAGGCGGCGCCTGTGCAGAACCCCAGGGAAAATGAACATTTTGTACACTGTGTGCACCAGATGTAACCCATAATATCCTCCTTCTTCACAATGAGAGTTTACTTTGGCTCCAGGGGAAGACAGACCTGTGAGTGGTTGTGGTCATATCTCTGAAGAAATGAGTTTCAAATATCACAATGTATGATCACAAAAGCTTCAAAGAGCCCAATTGACACAACACTAAAAACATGTTACAAATGATGTCAAACAGAAGTGAAAGGAAGATAAGAATATGAAGCACAAACTCAGTTAGTCAATTTAGTTAGTATTTGATATCCGGGTCTAACAGACTTTTAGCTTTGTGAAACATATGAAGTGGGGAAAAGTGCATGGATTTGAGTCTGCAGATGTTTCAAAAATACTTCCTGAGGACTTTACCTTCTAGTTACATTTTTATAACAGCAGAGCACACTTAGGCCTAAGTCATTTTCAAAGTGGAGCCTTTAATTGCTCATCTATTATAGGCATGGCATCAGCTAAATTACCTTTCCTTAATCCCTAACCATTTCACACGCAGATAGCTGTCTTCATTCATCCCAAAGTtcatgtttgaaaaagaaagGGGGTCTTTAAAGGTCTAAaagcccccacccccctcttgTTTTGTATCCTCTGCCCTGCATACACCTTGGACAGAGGGCTGTTGATCGCCTGGAGTGGGGGTGCACAACAGAGGGAGTTCAGCTGTAGTTAGAGGAATGGCTCAGTGAGAGGGGTTGGGGGGTGCGGGGGGGTCTGTGTTTGTGACAACGTGGTGGAGGGTGGACATGAAATCATGGAGGATTAGTCCAAGTTGCTGGGAAATAAACGCACATTTCTTTTGCTTGTGAGTAAACTGAAAGCTGAAGTACATTTTCTGCAAGGTGGAAGGAGTGCCAGGTGTTTTTCTTGTAAAGTTTCAATATGTGCACATGACAAAGTTTCTTAAAAGGAGACTATGACCTGTGGGCGTACCTTTTCCCATGATGGTACGGTCCTTCCCAGCCGAGCCCCCCTCCACCCTTCCCCGCCTACCTAAATTGCTGCTGGGGCAGATGGTATAAAAGTAGTCGACAGGGAGACacaaacatcatcatcatctcttaagTCGAAGTGAAGTGTGAAGAAAGAGAAACATCTCTGTGCAGCAGAAATGGACCAGACCAAAGTGGTGAAGCCTGAAACCCTGGACGACCTCATAAAGATCCTGCATAAAATGTTCGAGGGTGACAGCGTCAATGTGGAGGAGGTTCAGCAGGTCATGGAGTCATATCGGAGCAATCCGCAGGAGTGGAAGAAGTATGCAATCTTTGACAAGTACAGGTAAATCTATTCATGctatttaacatctacatggTATGCAGATATTGCTCATTTATTGTGCTGATGCACTTTGCAgaaccttccttttttttcccctgtgtGGTTTTTATGGTCTAACGCTTGAAACATATATCTTTGCTTGTTTTTCTGCATTGTTTTGATTCCAGAAGTATATGGTATATATGCATAAAGACTGACAGCATGtgaattaatttagaaaaactaacttttaatattattaaggCAAATTTGGGAGAAAACGGCTTATTGTCGCCACCTAGAGACGCGGTCACATTTTGAACACAGTAAACACTTTGaataatttgaaaacaaaatgtatttagaagtattttattttgaaaagcatCTTAAATATGCAGTTTATTCCTTGTTTCATGGAGAGATATTTACTATAAATTCTGGATATTGTGTGATATTGCTTATttatggtctgcgttaaatcaacggcgtaggttacgcggcgacgcagacGGTACGGTGtacggtctgcgttggtgtgacgcggaaccataaatcagcctagggtCGTAAAAGCGTCTTCCGGCAGTATTTTGATTTGTGTTGAGGGTGGGTGAGAGATCAGCCAATCAGCAGCCAGGACGGAGCGCACCCGCTGCTGGCCGGGACGGGGGGAGATCATGGGGGGAGATCCATGCCAGAGAAAGTGTTTTCACAATGACGTGTTTAGCCGAAAAACGTcctggaaagaaaaacaaacaaacaaaaaaaccacaaaaaaaacagaacaaacaagAACACAGACTCGACTTTGGCATGGGGGAGAGGGCGGTAACTTTTCTGCGCCTGACGCACAAAGTGTTTGGCATATGTAAAATACGAGTAGGCCTATCGATCTTTTTTctgaaatttttatttaaaattgtaacgttagaaaatttaaaataaaaaaaaaagaccaaaagaaAGGCATAATATGTGTCCACTTTCAGTCAACTTATTGAACCGTTTTGCAGGTACACAAGAAACCTGGTCGATGAGGGAAACGGGAAATTCAATCTCATAGCTCTCTGCTGGGGTGAAGGACATGGCAGGTGAGTTTCTTCTAAAAGActaatatatatactcataccggtatatatattgTGCTAGTGTTTACCACAGAGTTTAGCCATCAAAAGTCAAACCAGTAAACCATTCAGGTGTTTAATAACCATTTAATAACCACATGTTCAAAGGATTTTCCagatttattgtattatttgatGGAGATTGTAGGGGCTATAGAAGTTGTTCAATTAATTGTTAAATTGAACAACTTCCCTGAATGAATCAAACCCTTAATTAATTTCCCcttggggattaataaaatactgttgaatttgaattgaatttgtttGAAACATCATAATTTCAAGGATATCTATCACATATATGCCACAGCTAAACACTTGGCATTAAAGTTAGCTCTTTCTTGGATCTGTGGCGAAACTGCAACTTTTCCTTATATGGCAACATATTCTAGCACACAGATAAGCAGTTTTTCACACCTTAGTGCAGTGTTCTCAACACACCATCTGCAGTGGCATTATGATCATAAAAGAGATGTAGCTTTACCAGTGTAACTGCTGGTTAAAACACTTGATCTTCTGTGGTGAAAGTGTGCATAACAACACATTTCTAGTCATTTTCCTCAAGCAGATGCAGCCAAGATAAAGACTTACCGGTAGTGGTTAACAGCGTTTTGCGATGATAGGTTTCACCAGTGTTAGTCACATGTTATTGCCCTGATAACCAAAGTGGTGCAGAATTCACAGCAGCACAAACTCTCTGAAAGACAAAATACATCCTGCCTTCACATTTCTAAATGCCGGTGACGGCATATTCTGATGCTTGTGTGTTCTTTAACGCTTTGCAGTAGTATCCACGACCACACAGACTCCCACTGTTTCATGAAGATGCTGCAGGGGCAACTGAAGGAGACGCTTTACGATTGGCCAGAAGGCAAATCGCAGGGAGACATGGTCAAGAAGTCAGACAGAATTCTTGAGGAAAACAAGGTCGCTTACATCAATGGTAAGAAACCACTCCATATTCCTTTATTACTCTTTTCTTATCTAATCTCGAGCTCTTAACCTGCTATCACAACGTAACATCTTACGTAACATGAGCTGATGTAACAGGTCCCCGAAGCTTGACTGGCCAATGTCAGGGCCGTACACAATACTGTTGAAAAGTTTCTCAGTACAGAGTAATCGATTCATTTTATACTAATTGAGTTTCAGTTTTACCCAGTTATGTAATATCAAATTAGTTCAAAGATTTTACCGTGAACCGTAGAGATACCTCTTTCCACAATTACGGCTGATTTATTTCCTGAAGCCAGCAGAGCCCAAGGTCTAATGTTTGGCCTCAGTTTCTGGTCACAGAGCCCTGTTTCACACAATTCCAGTGACGTACACCTTAAACATGTTGTTTGTTCATTTGTCCATGTGTGTTTAGACTCCATCGGTCTGCATCGTGTGGAAAATGCCAGCCACACAGAGGGTTCAGTGAGTTTGCACCTGTACAGCCCCCCCTTCGGTCATTGCCAGACCTTCGACGAGCGGACAGGCCACAAGAACACTGTGAAGATGACCTTCTGGAGCAAATTTGGAGATAGGATGACAGCCGTAAGAAACTTAAAAAACTTTGAACAGTTGTTGTGCATATTATCAGAGTAGAAATGCTACATGCAAACACGTTTGAAGCTTAAAATGAACAGAGTTCATTTATATAGGTGGACATCGCAGAACTATTAAAGTGAGAATTTCAACCCAGAGATATGTGATAATGTGGCAAAATGGTAACATTTCAAAACACAAGCAGATCTTTTTGTCAAAGAGAGCAAAAACTATTTATTTAGTGCCACAAAAGTATTTGCAAACTGCATATATAGACATAGAAAAACCTATTATTTGTGCAGAAGTTCATGTGTGCACATCTGTAAATGTAATCTTTTTGTTACCAAACGCTTCCCCAGCCAGGAAAAACTACAGACTATTAATTAAGCACAGACGTCTCCATCCATACAACATGCTCTTTGAGCAGGAAATGTGGGGTGGCCGTTTATGGTTGCTATTCTCATTAAGCTGAGAGTAAGTAGCTGATGCAGCATCCCTCGAAGGAACTTTCCATCACAGTGAAAAAGGTTTCTACTTGGTTATGTTACAACGAAAAAAAACCCTGGCAGTGGGTATAAGACTCAAAACATATATGTTTTGGCTGTCATGTCAAAAGCATCAGCTTTAGCTGACATCTCTAAGTTATATAAGCATATCTTGACCATAAATGTTTAAGTTGGCTCATCAGATTGCAACATCAAATGGTAGAGATAAGATAAGTACATGGGTGTAAGTACGCAATGATCTTAACCTCAGACAGACACTCTTGCTCCGAGTTTGTTTTTCAGCTAGATTGCAACTCTGGTTACATTGGAAATGCAGCCAAACTCTGGGCAATTTAACTTTGGACCTAATCTGCACTAATGTAGTAAATAACTGACTAATGATCCtacatttgttcttttttttgtttgtctttttgtttgttatGTCATGTTTTTCTTAGGAGACTGCACTTTCACAAGAGAACAACTAGAGGTCCCCAAAGGAGGCTCCCAATGTTCAACACTTATTAAAATCAAGTTGACTGACGGGGAATTGCTGGGGATTGAGCAACCCAATTTAAAATCAGGATCTGGCTGGTTCAAAGGGACAGCCCAGAAATTAGAATGGCTTTATTGCTGCCCTTTGCGAGCTTGGCAAATACTGATGAGCAAAGGACGATTGATGAATAGGCTTGGACATGGACTGAATCTGCCTTTTGTTTCCCGGGCTCGAGGTGACCCTTTTTCAATAACAACATTCCTGCCCATCCATGACCTATGTAAGCACACTTCTGTAAATTTATAGCCCATAGTCAAAAGTTGAGCTTTAGCATTTTTAAAATATTGCTGTTTTTAGAGTTTTGTCTATgtatttttgaggaaaaaatgaaGAGTTCTGGAATCAATGGTTTTGCTACTGTATTTACTATCAAACAATACCCCTATTGTCTAAACAGTTTTAAATTGTCATTGTGGGAATATATGTACAGTTTagatgaatttttttttctatttgcatTATGTCGCTGTAAGAAATGTAAAGCTTTAGATATGTGTTGTTTGTAATGGTGCGATACTTATTTGCAGGATATCTTGTTCACTGAAGACTATTTGCATTAAGAGGAACAGTCAtgtcaaaaaactaaaaaaaatacacgATATTGGCACATTTTCATTTTGGCATATTTTGAAGGATATTTAATCTCACATTGCCCCGTCGAATGACATATAATTTCTGTGAAGAATTAATACATCTTTAGAgtataaaacacatttaatcTTTCATATAACTTCATTGTCTTGTCTTTTTCACTATTGTGAATGCTTATCAATAGTGTTTGTTGCACAACATTTCAGTAATGTATTGAGGAATCTATGAGACAATAAAGAACTCTTATCATTTTACAAAACATCACtgtgttttctgttttaatGGTTGATATTGTGAATGACTGGTCAATCGTGATTTCCGAACAAACACGGTAGTTGGGATGCGTGTaaaaagattttgtgtaaagcatagagatgagaaaaaaataatagtttCAACAATTTTTCAAAATACACAATGATGGCTAAAAAATTGGAGTTTATCTGAGTGTAATAGAAACAAAATTATTACACAGTTTAGAAACAGATAAGCCGTGTCTGACACTGACAACTTTTCACTTTAATCTGTACTTTGGTTTAAgggaactattttttttttcatgcaaggCATTTTTATTTGGCTGAGAAAGcaaaaccttttcttttttttttcttttttttttttatttatttattaacatacagtgcaaacaacgacaaaagacgacatcagtttgtgtgtgtgtgtgtgtgtgtg
This genomic interval carries:
- the cdo1 gene encoding cysteine dioxygenase type 1, which codes for MDQTKVVKPETLDDLIKILHKMFEGDSVNVEEVQQVMESYRSNPQEWKKYAIFDKYRYTRNLVDEGNGKFNLIALCWGEGHGSSIHDHTDSHCFMKMLQGQLKETLYDWPEGKSQGDMVKKSDRILEENKVAYINDSIGLHRVENASHTEGSVSLHLYSPPFGHCQTFDERTGHKNTVKMTFWSKFGDRMTAETALSQENN